A single Anopheles maculipalpis chromosome 3RL, idAnoMacuDA_375_x, whole genome shotgun sequence DNA region contains:
- the LOC126561821 gene encoding nucleolar GTP-binding protein 1 — protein sequence MSLYNFKKIMVVPPAKAFIDIMLSKTQRKTPTVVHKHYKISRIRAFYMRKVKYTQQNFHDRLTQIIQDFPKLDDVHPFYADLMNVLYDKDHYKLALGQLNTARHLIDTVAKDYVRLLKFGDSLYRCKQLKKAALGRMATVMKRQASNLTYLEEVRQHLSRLPSIDPYTRTIIVCGFPNVGKSSFLNKVTRADVDVQPYAFTTKSLYVGHMDYKYLRWQVIDTPGILDHPLEERNVIEMQAITAMAHLRACIMYVMDVSEQCGHSIEEQAKLFDSIKPLFANKPLVLVLNKTDVLKFSELQPEKQQIIEALSEDREVIPILEMSTATEEGVMEVKLEACERLLGYRVDQKLKTKKLDGVLNRLHVAMPEKRDEKDRPACIPEAVLAARAANADKLAKRQRKLEKEIELEMGDEYTLDLKKNYSTIPEEERYDVIPEFLNGVNIADYIDPDIFEKLEELEREEGLRMEGGFYEPPPLNLDETLLEIREMAKQIRLRRFQLKDSRKLAQKSGRPIMPRHKQSMVRVRKADDLRQTMENLGLDMSGTEDTNFAKSQVSIKRSVIPAVGGPKTPKKDHESMAICKATGMPIKRKTPRNELGIKDVMLKAKAKIMAKHDIAKRVTKMSRKGEADRHIPDLKPKHLFAGKRGAGKTERR from the exons ATGAGTCTGTACAACTTCAAAAAGATCATGGTGGTGCCGCCCGCCAAG gCGTTCATCGATATTATGCTATCGAAGACCCAGCGGAAGACACCAACTGTTGTACACAAGCACTACAAAATCAGCCGCATCCGTGCGTTCTACATGCGTAAGGTGAAGTACACGCAGCAGAACTTCCACGACCGGTTGACGCAGATCATCCAGGACTTCCCGAAGCTGGATGATGTGCATCCGTTCTATGCGGATTTGATGAACGTACTGTACGACAAGGATCACTACAAGCTAGCGCTGGGACAGCTAAACACGGCCAGACATTTGATTGATAC CGTCGCAAAGGATTACGTTCGTCTGTTGAAGTTCGGTGACTCGCTGTATCGATGCAAGCAGCTCAAGAAAGCCGCACTGGGTCGTATGGCTACGGTCATGAAGCGACAGGCATCGAACTTGACGTACCTGGAGGAAGTTCGTCAGCATCTGTCCCGTTTGCCTTCGATCGATCCGTACACGCGTACCATCATTGTGTGTGGTTTCCCGAACGTCGGCAAATCCAGCTTCCTGAACAAGGTGACCCGGGCTGATGTGGACGTGCAGCCGTACGCTTTCACGACGAAAAGCTTGTACGTGGGCCACATGGATTACAAGTATCTGCGCTGGCAGGTGATCGACACGCCCGGTATTTTGGATCACCCGCTGGAGGAGCGTAACGTGATTGAAATGCAAGCCATTACGGCGATGGCCCATCTACGCGCCTGCATCATGTACGTGATGGACGTATCGGAACAGTGTGGCCATTCGATTGAGGAGCAAGCCAAGCTGTTCGACAGCATTAAGCCgctgtttgcaaacaaaccgcTCGTGCTGGTGCTAAACAAGACCGATGTGCTGAAGTTCAGTGAGCTTCAGCCAGAAAAGCAACAGATCATTGAGGCTCTGTCGGAGGATCGTGAGGTGATTCCGATTCTGGAGATGTCCACCGCTACGGAGGAGGGCGTGATGGAGGTGAAGCTGGAAGCGTGCGAGCGTCTTCTTGGATACCGTGTTGATCAGAAACTGAAGACGAAGAAGCTTGATGGTGTGCTGAACCGTCTGCACGTAGCCATGCCGGAAAAGCGCGATGAAAAGGATCGTCCCGCTTGCATTCCGGAAGCCGTTCTTGCAGCCCGTGCTGCCAACGCGGACAAACTCGCTAAACGACAGCGCAAGCTGGAGAAGGAAATCGAACTGGAGATGGGCGACGAGTATACGTTGGATCTGAAGAAGAACTACAGCACAATCCCGGAGGAGGAACGGTACGACGTAATACCCGAGTTCCTGAACGGTGTCAACATTGCGGACTACATCGATCCGGACATTTTCGAAAAGCTGGAGGAGCTCGAACGCGAGGAAGGTTTGCGAATGGAGGGTGGCTTCTACGAGCCGCCACCGCTCAATCTGGACGAAACGTTGCTCGAAATTCGCGAGATGGCCAAACAGATCCGATTGCGCCGTTTCCAGCTGAAGGACTCACGCAAGCTGGCACAGAAGAGCGGCCGTCCGATTATGCCCCGGCACAAGCAATCGATGGTACGCGTGCGGAAGGCGGACGATCTGCGGCAGACGATGGAAAACCTTGGGCTGGACATGTCCGGCACGGAGGATACGAACTTTGCCAAGAGTCAGGTCAGCATTAAGCGCAGCGTCATACCGGCCGTTGGTGGACCGAAAACACCGAAGAAGGATCACGAATCGATGGCAATCTGCAAGGCGACCGGTATGCCGATCAAGCGGAAAACACCACGCAACGAGCTTGGCATCAAAGACGTTATG CTTAAAGCGAAGGCGAAGATCATGGCGAAGCACGACATTGCGAAACGCGTCACGAAGATGTCCCGCAAGGGTGAAGCCGATCGACACATACCGGATCTTAAGCCGAAACATCTGTTCGCCGGCAAGCGAGGCGCTGGCAAAACCGAGCGTCGTTAA